In one window of Terriglobales bacterium DNA:
- a CDS encoding radical SAM protein — protein sequence MYLIEIYKSVQGESSFAGLPCIFVRLAGCNLRCSWCDSEYTFTGGHKSSIDEVINRVRSLAPVKLVEITGGEPMLQEREVVPLMQKLLDDGYEVLIETSGERALENVPKAVHKIVDVKCPASGEGGSFRISNLDVLTPADEMKFVIADRADYEFARDFVREHQLEQKTRNILFSPAFRKDAGPARDARNCLLDPRELVEWMLADGLSARLGLQIHKFIWEPMKKGV from the coding sequence ATGTATCTCATCGAAATCTACAAATCCGTCCAAGGCGAATCTTCTTTCGCGGGATTGCCATGCATCTTTGTGCGCCTTGCCGGATGCAACCTGCGCTGCTCATGGTGTGACAGCGAGTACACCTTCACCGGCGGGCACAAATCCTCGATCGATGAAGTGATCAACAGAGTCCGAAGCCTTGCTCCCGTCAAACTTGTGGAGATTACCGGCGGAGAGCCGATGCTGCAGGAGCGCGAGGTCGTGCCGCTCATGCAGAAGCTCCTCGACGATGGCTACGAAGTGCTGATCGAGACCAGCGGGGAACGTGCGTTGGAAAACGTTCCGAAAGCAGTTCACAAAATTGTCGATGTAAAGTGTCCCGCTTCGGGAGAAGGCGGGAGCTTCCGCATTTCCAACCTCGATGTACTAACTCCGGCTGACGAGATGAAATTCGTCATTGCTGATCGCGCGGATTATGAATTCGCACGGGACTTCGTCCGCGAGCATCAGCTTGAGCAAAAGACGCGGAACATTTTGTTTTCTCCAGCATTCCGCAAAGATGCCGGCCCTGCGCGCGATGCTCGCAATTGCCTGCTCGATCCACGCGAACTGGTTGAGTGGATGCTCGCCGATGGTCTCAGCGCGCGCCTCGGGTTGCAGATTCATAAGTTCATATGGGAGCCGATGAAAAAGGGCGTGTAG
- a CDS encoding serine/threonine-protein kinase, which produces MATATVTPAPPRTPKPKSFPKSSAPSSASYEGRFIPGTILAERYRVIALLGRGGMGEVYRADDLRLQQPVALKFLPEATAQDPVTLERFHNEVRIARRISHPNVCRIYDIGEADGLVFLSMEYVDGEDLGSLLRRIGRLPSDKALEIARKLCAGVAAAHDKGVLHRDLKPANIMLNSQGEVVIMDFGLADLAEHIPHEQVRYGTPAYMAPEQLAGKEVTARSDIYALGLVLYEIFTGKRAFQADTLAEIVRTRSESPSPTNPSTLVRDLDPGVERVILRCLEPDPAMRPASVLAVAAALPGGDPLAAALAAGETPSPQMVAAAGEVEGLAPRIAVPCIGGILLALAACFWIGVRVSSLPKMNMNLSPDVLTHRAQEIANQLGYTQPAADSDWGFWESDDFLHYIKAQSAHPDWDKVFSQPPPVIHYWYRSSPQPMLVTEFRDSFSLNPGLTGPDDPPNIISGMIVVELDPQGRLLSFGAIPPQKQDAPLPTKSLDWKPIFALAGLDFSKFQPTEPLWNSLAASDTRLAWSGSWPESGFPLRVEAAALGGRPVLFSLIGPWTQPNRQVREEKSSDKASGIFIATVGGIVLFASAWLGYRNTRKKRSDLSAAWRIGTFYFIVDMVVWVLRAHFVAGVGSFGLLLLAICGSLFLSATVAVLYLALEPYVRRHWPQTIISWTRLLHGRWRDPLVGKDLLIGILEGLLINLILNSYGVIVARFGDSLIWGDLAFLLGARHVMGNYLVRVLWEFQGTLVFFFVLFLLRVLLRKTWLATVVFVGIWVFYRSLGAQHLAVHIPTMILLYGSAAFVMVRFGLIALISGFFVTDLLLNLPMTSDFSSWFAGAGIFAYALVLVLALWAFHTSLGGQKLWKEELFD; this is translated from the coding sequence ATGGCTACGGCCACGGTCACTCCCGCGCCTCCACGCACTCCAAAGCCAAAGAGCTTTCCCAAGTCATCGGCTCCGAGCAGCGCCTCCTATGAGGGTCGCTTCATTCCAGGAACGATTCTGGCCGAGCGCTATCGAGTTATTGCCCTCCTCGGCCGTGGAGGAATGGGCGAGGTCTATCGCGCCGACGATCTTCGCCTTCAGCAGCCGGTCGCGCTGAAATTCCTGCCTGAAGCTACCGCACAAGATCCGGTCACACTCGAACGCTTCCACAATGAAGTTCGGATTGCGCGCAGAATCTCACACCCGAACGTCTGTCGCATCTACGACATCGGAGAAGCCGATGGTTTGGTCTTTCTCTCAATGGAGTACGTCGACGGCGAGGATCTTGGCTCGTTGTTGCGTCGCATTGGGCGGCTTCCTTCCGACAAAGCTCTCGAGATTGCGCGCAAGCTCTGCGCCGGAGTAGCTGCTGCTCACGACAAAGGCGTGCTGCACCGCGACCTGAAACCAGCCAACATCATGCTGAACAGTCAGGGCGAAGTCGTGATCATGGACTTCGGCTTGGCTGACCTGGCCGAGCACATTCCTCACGAGCAGGTCCGATATGGGACCCCGGCCTACATGGCTCCGGAACAGCTCGCCGGAAAAGAAGTCACAGCCAGGAGCGACATCTACGCGCTGGGGCTCGTCTTGTACGAGATATTCACCGGAAAGCGTGCTTTCCAGGCCGACACTCTGGCAGAAATTGTGCGGACGCGGAGCGAATCGCCGAGTCCCACCAATCCATCTACTTTGGTGCGCGATCTCGATCCCGGAGTGGAGCGCGTAATCCTGCGCTGCCTTGAGCCTGATCCAGCTATGCGCCCTGCTTCTGTGCTGGCCGTGGCTGCAGCTCTTCCCGGTGGAGATCCGTTGGCTGCCGCGCTTGCGGCGGGGGAAACGCCTTCGCCGCAAATGGTCGCCGCGGCGGGAGAGGTCGAAGGCCTCGCGCCGCGCATTGCCGTCCCCTGCATCGGGGGAATCTTGCTCGCTCTTGCCGCGTGCTTCTGGATCGGCGTTCGGGTAAGCAGCCTCCCAAAGATGAACATGAACTTGTCTCCCGACGTGCTCACGCATCGAGCACAGGAGATCGCGAATCAGCTTGGCTATACGCAACCTGCGGCTGACAGCGACTGGGGATTCTGGGAATCGGACGATTTTCTGCACTACATCAAAGCTCAGAGTGCCCATCCGGATTGGGACAAGGTCTTCTCTCAGCCTCCGCCGGTGATCCATTACTGGTACCGTTCGAGTCCGCAGCCGATGTTGGTTACGGAATTTAGAGACAGTTTTAGCTTAAATCCGGGCTTAACCGGCCCTGACGATCCACCCAATATCATTTCGGGAATGATCGTCGTGGAGTTGGATCCGCAGGGCAGACTCCTCAGCTTCGGCGCGATTCCTCCGCAAAAACAAGATGCCCCATTACCCACAAAATCGCTTGATTGGAAGCCGATCTTCGCTTTGGCCGGACTGGATTTCTCAAAGTTTCAACCGACCGAGCCATTATGGAACTCGCTGGCTGCTTCCGACACTCGCCTGGCTTGGAGCGGATCGTGGCCGGAAAGCGGCTTTCCACTTCGAGTAGAAGCGGCAGCGCTGGGAGGACGCCCCGTATTGTTCAGTCTGATTGGGCCATGGACCCAACCGAACCGCCAGGTGCGCGAAGAAAAGTCCTCAGACAAAGCCTCAGGAATTTTCATAGCTACCGTTGGCGGAATCGTCCTCTTCGCCTCGGCATGGCTGGGTTATCGCAATACGCGCAAGAAACGTAGCGATCTGAGCGCCGCCTGGCGGATCGGCACGTTCTATTTCATTGTGGATATGGTGGTGTGGGTCCTGCGCGCCCACTTTGTGGCGGGCGTTGGGAGCTTTGGCCTGCTGCTTCTGGCCATCTGCGGCTCGCTCTTTCTCAGTGCTACCGTGGCAGTTCTTTACCTTGCGCTTGAGCCTTATGTAAGGCGGCATTGGCCGCAGACAATCATCTCCTGGACGCGTTTGTTGCACGGTCGTTGGCGCGATCCGCTCGTAGGCAAGGACTTGCTCATAGGCATCCTCGAGGGTCTGCTGATCAACCTGATTCTCAATAGCTATGGAGTGATCGTGGCTCGCTTTGGAGATTCTCTGATCTGGGGAGATCTCGCATTTCTTCTCGGTGCTCGGCATGTGATGGGCAATTATCTGGTGCGCGTTCTGTGGGAGTTCCAGGGCACGCTCGTCTTTTTCTTCGTCCTGTTTCTTCTGCGCGTCCTGCTTCGCAAAACATGGCTGGCTACAGTGGTCTTTGTCGGGATTTGGGTCTTCTACAGGAGCCTGGGAGCACAACATCTCGCGGTTCATATTCCGACAATGATTTTGTTATATGGAAGCGCAGCTTTCGTGATGGTGCGCTTTGGCCTGATCGCATTGATTTCTGGATTCTTCGTGACCGATCTTTTACTCAATCTTCCAATGACCTCTGACTTCTCAAGCTGGTTCGCGGGTGCAGGCATCTTCGCCTACGCTCTCGTGTTAGTGCTTGCTCTCTGGGCGTTCCATACATCGCTCGGTGGGCAGAAGCTGTGGAAGGAAGAGCTGTTTGATTGA
- a CDS encoding response regulator: MGIKILLADDSVTAQNMGKKILSEAGHEVVTVSNGAAAAKKIAEIKPELVLLDVFMPGYSGLELCEKLRSAAETSKMPVLLTVGRMEPYNAQDGARVKADGVIVKPFEATDLTAAVDRIAEKVKPSKASGDSGRGIKIVDKQPDAAVASVATEPTAENAAISEPAQKEEKPYEKTIRLNAAHIQAMLQQGPEMNEAASAIENSVQGLSNTVVPNVPDFHVGAAHSAEIETFQDAGSFKQESEAKAAEPSIPSFMSQYLPETQEEKVPAENAAASPETPMHEQPTGAFPIHNEFLPTQSQTQIHGERRHRDETSVSSVPELELTAAPPVPDVPVAHEPGLELTRQTSASSTEILRDPALETDPHRSTMDFPTRFGSSEAELANQFLESLQQPTDNSAAPVDEFEARLNAAMESYEAPSLNLPTDSASPNADLLKAASHFETEQPTPSDSFEAQVESAMHGFELPAPAQEAGATPEIIPEPMLETEPEAASEIHSAQVEAAPVIEMPVRRFEAHDIDITPTISASETAEPETAEIEIIAPETDDAVIQQMREGLSHHPVEAPHIEAPEPAPMAMAAAASAIAPSAPTSLAQDAEAEIGRAMAAAVGHEASPNQPEQPSAAPEAATSGKDANHLAGAVESVMKRELPNLVWKIMAELDLRKRS; the protein is encoded by the coding sequence GTGGGCATCAAGATATTACTTGCCGACGACAGCGTGACCGCCCAGAACATGGGCAAGAAGATCCTCAGCGAGGCCGGCCATGAGGTCGTCACGGTGAGCAACGGCGCCGCCGCCGCCAAAAAGATTGCTGAGATCAAACCAGAACTCGTCCTTCTCGACGTATTCATGCCCGGATACAGCGGCCTCGAACTTTGCGAAAAGCTGCGCAGCGCCGCCGAAACATCGAAGATGCCCGTTCTACTCACCGTCGGACGCATGGAGCCGTACAACGCGCAAGATGGCGCGCGCGTAAAAGCAGATGGCGTAATTGTTAAGCCGTTCGAAGCTACTGATCTCACCGCCGCTGTCGATCGCATTGCGGAAAAAGTAAAGCCTTCAAAGGCATCTGGCGATTCCGGTAGGGGCATAAAGATTGTCGACAAGCAGCCTGACGCTGCGGTCGCGAGCGTTGCGACCGAGCCGACCGCGGAAAATGCTGCGATCTCTGAACCGGCGCAAAAAGAAGAGAAGCCCTACGAGAAAACGATCCGCCTCAACGCCGCTCACATCCAAGCGATGCTGCAGCAGGGTCCGGAAATGAATGAGGCCGCATCTGCAATCGAGAATTCCGTTCAGGGATTGAGCAACACGGTTGTGCCGAACGTGCCCGATTTTCACGTCGGAGCAGCGCACTCAGCAGAAATCGAGACTTTCCAGGATGCCGGCAGTTTCAAACAGGAATCAGAGGCTAAAGCAGCCGAGCCTTCGATTCCTTCCTTCATGTCTCAGTACCTGCCAGAGACGCAGGAGGAGAAGGTTCCTGCTGAGAACGCAGCAGCTTCGCCTGAGACGCCGATGCACGAACAGCCGACTGGCGCCTTCCCTATTCATAACGAGTTCCTGCCAACGCAGTCGCAGACTCAGATTCATGGAGAACGCCGCCATCGCGACGAGACGAGTGTCTCCTCGGTTCCGGAGCTTGAGCTCACAGCTGCACCTCCGGTACCCGATGTGCCGGTTGCGCACGAGCCTGGATTGGAGCTGACACGCCAGACGTCCGCTTCTTCCACTGAGATTCTTCGCGATCCGGCACTGGAGACCGATCCGCATCGATCCACGATGGATTTCCCCACGCGCTTTGGTTCGAGCGAAGCGGAGTTGGCAAATCAGTTCCTGGAATCCTTGCAGCAGCCGACCGATAACAGCGCTGCTCCGGTGGACGAATTTGAAGCCCGGTTGAATGCTGCGATGGAGTCGTATGAGGCGCCTTCGCTCAATCTTCCAACCGATTCTGCGAGTCCCAATGCTGATCTGCTGAAGGCAGCTTCCCATTTCGAGACCGAGCAGCCAACCCCATCGGATAGCTTCGAGGCGCAGGTGGAATCGGCAATGCACGGTTTTGAATTACCAGCACCGGCCCAGGAAGCCGGAGCAACTCCGGAGATCATTCCTGAGCCAATGCTGGAAACAGAACCCGAAGCAGCCTCTGAAATTCACTCCGCGCAAGTCGAAGCCGCTCCTGTGATCGAAATGCCTGTGCGCCGCTTTGAGGCGCACGACATCGACATAACTCCGACCATCTCGGCATCAGAGACGGCGGAACCTGAAACCGCGGAAATCGAGATCATTGCTCCTGAGACCGACGATGCCGTGATCCAGCAGATGCGCGAGGGTCTCTCTCATCATCCTGTGGAGGCTCCGCACATCGAAGCTCCAGAGCCGGCCCCCATGGCGATGGCGGCCGCGGCCAGCGCGATTGCGCCCAGCGCGCCAACTTCGCTCGCGCAGGATGCCGAAGCAGAAATCGGACGCGCCATGGCCGCCGCCGTCGGGCACGAAGCCTCGCCAAACCAACCAGAGCAGCCGAGCGCTGCTCCCGAAGCCGCAACTTCGGGGAAGGACGCCAACCACCTCGCCGGCGCAGTGGAATCGGTGATGAAACGAGAGTTGCCGAATTTAGTCTGGAAAATCATGGCCGAACTCGATCTCCGCAAGCGCAGCTAA
- the queD gene encoding 6-carboxytetrahydropterin synthase QueD → MYEVTVEDSFAAGHYLRNYRGKCENPHGHNYKVRITLQGRELDAAGLLLDFKELKQVMKPVIERLDHQMINDVAPFTTLNPSAENLAKYFYDETSCTLKKSTSGRVSVKEVTIWETDTTTARYSE, encoded by the coding sequence ATGTACGAAGTCACCGTTGAAGACAGCTTTGCCGCGGGTCATTATCTGCGCAACTATCGCGGAAAATGCGAGAACCCGCACGGCCACAACTACAAAGTCCGCATCACTCTCCAAGGCAGGGAGCTCGATGCCGCCGGCTTGCTGCTCGATTTCAAAGAACTGAAGCAAGTTATGAAACCGGTGATCGAACGCCTCGATCACCAGATGATCAACGACGTAGCACCGTTTACCACGCTGAATCCCTCCGCCGAGAACCTGGCGAAGTATTTCTACGACGAGACAAGCTGCACGTTGAAAAAATCGACTTCAGGCCGCGTAAGCGTAAAAGAAGTCACAATCTGGGAGACGGATACGACTACTGCGCGGTATTCGGAGTGA
- the pyrR gene encoding bifunctional pyr operon transcriptional regulator/uracil phosphoribosyltransferase PyrR, whose product MTSQSPKPQVVLREKTRLMSASEIERTLVRLAHEIVEKNNGVERLGFVGIKRRGVPLAKRLAELVKKIEKAPVEVGTLDINLYRDDLSTTGPKPVVNPMEIGFDVNDKNVILVDDVLYTGRTIRAALDALFDHGRPRRVQLLVLIDRGHRELPIEAAFVGRNVQTTQNEIIEVKLQEIDPSEQVLLVEKVSA is encoded by the coding sequence ATGACTAGTCAAAGCCCTAAGCCACAGGTTGTGCTGCGTGAAAAAACGCGCCTTATGTCGGCCTCGGAGATCGAGCGCACGCTGGTCCGCCTGGCGCATGAGATTGTTGAAAAGAACAACGGCGTCGAGCGACTCGGATTCGTAGGCATCAAGCGCCGCGGCGTGCCTCTGGCGAAGCGTCTGGCGGAACTGGTAAAGAAAATCGAGAAGGCTCCGGTCGAAGTGGGCACGCTCGACATCAACCTCTATCGTGACGACCTCTCGACCACCGGACCGAAGCCTGTGGTGAATCCGATGGAAATCGGCTTTGACGTGAACGATAAAAACGTAATCCTGGTCGATGACGTTCTCTACACTGGCCGTACCATCCGCGCCGCGCTCGACGCTCTCTTCGACCACGGCCGCCCGCGCCGCGTGCAATTGCTGGTGCTCATCGACCGCGGCCACCGCGAGCTTCCCATTGAAGCCGCGTTCGTCGGACGCAACGTGCAAACCACGCAGAACGAGATTATCGAAGTGAAGCTGCAAGAGATCGATCCCAGCGAGCAGGTGCTGCTGGTGGAGAAGGTTTCGGCATGA
- a CDS encoding AsmA family protein gives MRKLVGVLIAIAVIIVILIFALPSLVNVNQYHDKIQAELQDKLHRDVTLGKMSLKIVPLSIRVADVQIGEDPNFHTGRPFATTSDLAVSAKLLPLIRHQVDLRSLELVNPKIELVRNAQGTWNFASLGQQPANAPAPAPAAAQKSAAKPAAKPSPTAPSTPESKPAENQPSQQLSLAELKITNGQVAITDEQKHQSRSVYDNIDLDLTDFEPGKPFNVTLAAHLPGQGDQYVKFDGTAGPLNQQNSMATHLDGRLKLNQVSLAGVQKFLNSPQLKQYDAIASGEASVRNDNGTMGSTGNLELNNVRIKGIEIGYPIKADYSVADDLNTDVIKIDKMNINFGPTPISLTGEVNTKPTPAQLDVQLKANNASITELAKLAGAFGVAFNPGMQVGGTLNTDIHAKGSADQPALNGNLSASNLVVSGKDIPQPVKVPSITLVLTPDTVKSNDFTAQSGSTTLNGNFMLSHYTTPNSTVDATIRTNGANVGELINIAKAYGVSAVEGMSGSGSLTLNARVQGPMKQPDRMIYSGTGALQNASLNMPNFTKPVLIKNADLKFAQNAATLDNLQASLGSSTATGSATVQNFAAPQIKFNLNADKLNITELQQITGGNAPAKKAELDRFSLVPAANAQARKADNGGISHLAGSGALSVGSIIFDQIVLNNFKSNLSFSGDPAGNLMRTLNGDVNFNTGNGKFQGIDLLHELSAIGKFSQAQPSRGFTNIVKLGGLINIKNGVASTNNLEAVIDGGTLGAQGTFDLVTEALNMHANAVLSKALSQQVGGTGIGGFMNTALANRNGELVIPVLVTGTVNHPIITPDVQKLAQMKLNNLLPTTGNPGALTSGLSGLLGGKGGQQGNAVQGLLGALGGKQQQQQPESDQQQGNAQQQKQQQNPLGGVLGGLLGKKKPK, from the coding sequence ATGCGCAAGCTAGTCGGTGTCCTGATCGCAATTGCCGTCATCATCGTTATCCTCATCTTTGCTTTGCCATCGCTGGTGAACGTGAACCAGTATCACGACAAGATTCAGGCAGAGCTGCAGGACAAACTCCACCGCGACGTGACGCTCGGCAAAATGTCACTGAAGATCGTGCCGCTTTCCATCCGCGTCGCGGACGTGCAGATCGGTGAGGATCCCAACTTCCACACCGGACGTCCTTTCGCTACGACCTCCGACCTCGCCGTAAGTGCGAAACTGCTGCCTCTGATCAGGCACCAAGTCGATCTACGCTCACTGGAACTCGTGAATCCCAAAATAGAACTCGTGCGCAACGCGCAAGGCACGTGGAATTTCGCCAGCCTCGGACAGCAGCCCGCGAATGCTCCTGCTCCCGCGCCCGCTGCGGCACAAAAGTCGGCAGCGAAGCCTGCGGCCAAGCCCAGCCCCACCGCTCCGAGCACGCCCGAGAGCAAGCCGGCGGAAAATCAGCCGAGCCAGCAGCTCTCGCTCGCGGAATTGAAGATCACCAACGGACAGGTCGCAATCACCGACGAGCAGAAACATCAGAGCCGCAGCGTCTACGACAACATCGATCTCGACCTCACTGACTTTGAGCCGGGCAAGCCGTTCAATGTCACTCTGGCGGCTCATCTCCCGGGACAAGGCGATCAGTATGTGAAGTTTGATGGCACGGCGGGTCCGCTCAACCAGCAGAACTCGATGGCGACTCACCTCGATGGTCGTCTCAAGCTGAACCAGGTTTCTCTCGCCGGAGTGCAGAAGTTCCTGAACTCTCCGCAACTCAAGCAGTACGACGCGATCGCCAGCGGTGAAGCCAGCGTGCGCAACGACAACGGCACGATGGGCTCCACCGGCAATCTAGAGTTGAACAATGTGCGCATCAAGGGAATCGAGATCGGATACCCCATCAAAGCGGATTACAGCGTCGCCGACGATCTGAACACTGACGTAATCAAGATCGACAAAATGAATATCAACTTTGGGCCTACGCCGATCAGCCTTACCGGCGAAGTGAATACCAAGCCCACGCCGGCGCAGCTCGACGTGCAGCTCAAAGCCAACAACGCTTCCATTACCGAGTTGGCAAAGCTGGCAGGAGCGTTCGGTGTCGCCTTCAATCCGGGAATGCAGGTCGGCGGAACGCTGAATACGGATATTCACGCCAAAGGTTCCGCGGATCAGCCTGCGCTGAATGGAAATCTGAGCGCTTCGAATCTCGTAGTCAGCGGGAAAGACATTCCACAGCCAGTGAAGGTTCCATCCATCACCCTGGTACTCACCCCTGACACTGTGAAGTCGAACGACTTCACCGCCCAGAGCGGCAGCACCACGCTGAACGGAAACTTCATGTTGTCGCACTACACGACACCGAACAGCACGGTTGACGCGACCATTCGCACGAACGGCGCAAATGTCGGAGAGCTCATCAACATTGCGAAAGCCTACGGAGTCTCCGCTGTGGAAGGAATGAGCGGCTCGGGTTCGCTCACGCTGAATGCGCGCGTGCAAGGTCCAATGAAGCAGCCGGACAGGATGATCTATAGCGGCACCGGCGCACTGCAGAACGCCAGCCTCAACATGCCGAACTTCACCAAACCGGTGCTAATCAAGAATGCCGATTTGAAGTTCGCCCAGAATGCGGCCACGCTCGATAACCTCCAGGCCTCGCTCGGCAGTTCAACTGCGACCGGTTCCGCGACCGTCCAGAACTTTGCGGCGCCACAAATTAAATTCAATCTGAACGCCGACAAACTGAACATCACCGAACTGCAACAGATCACCGGCGGAAACGCTCCGGCCAAGAAAGCTGAACTTGATCGTTTCTCGCTTGTTCCGGCGGCGAACGCGCAGGCTCGGAAGGCAGATAACGGCGGCATTTCGCATTTGGCAGGTTCGGGAGCCCTCTCGGTCGGCAGCATCATCTTCGACCAGATTGTGCTCAACAATTTCAAATCGAACCTGTCGTTCTCGGGTGATCCAGCAGGCAATCTGATGCGTACGCTCAACGGTGACGTGAACTTCAACACCGGCAACGGCAAGTTCCAAGGCATCGACCTGCTGCATGAGCTTTCCGCGATCGGGAAATTCTCGCAAGCGCAGCCGTCGCGCGGCTTCACCAACATCGTGAAGCTGGGTGGATTGATCAATATCAAGAACGGCGTTGCCAGCACCAACAATCTCGAAGCAGTCATCGATGGCGGCACTCTGGGAGCGCAAGGGACCTTCGATCTCGTAACCGAAGCCCTTAACATGCACGCCAATGCAGTACTCAGCAAGGCTTTGAGCCAGCAGGTGGGAGGAACCGGAATCGGCGGCTTCATGAACACGGCGCTGGCCAACCGCAACGGTGAACTTGTGATTCCCGTTTTGGTAACCGGCACGGTGAATCATCCGATCATCACGCCGGACGTCCAAAAACTCGCGCAGATGAAGCTCAACAACCTGTTGCCGACGACCGGCAATCCGGGCGCGCTGACCAGTGGCCTCTCCGGGTTGCTCGGCGGTAAAGGTGGTCAGCAAGGCAATGCCGTGCAGGGATTGTTGGGCGCCCTCGGTGGCAAACAACAACAACAGCAGCCCGAGAGCGACCAACAGCAGGGCAACGCCCAACAGCAAAAGCAGCAGCAGAATCCGCTCGGTGGCGTATTAGGTGGGCTGTTGGGGAAGAAGAAGCCGAAATAA
- the ruvB gene encoding Holliday junction branch migration DNA helicase RuvB, with the protein MVDDDASFELKLRPKRLNEFIGQKKVKDNLSVAIQAAKSRGEALDHVLLYGPPGLGKTTLATIIANEMGVEYQQTSGPVLQIKGDLTAILTNVREKQVLFFDEVHRLQPALEEILYSALEDYKLDIMVGQGPSARTHTLDVKPFTFVAATTRAGLLSAPLRSRFGIVLRLEFYSGEELKIIVTRSAEILDVSIDDAGALEIASRARGTPRIANRLLRRCRDYAQVRGSGQIDRATAQAALEMLEVDKHGFDEMDRRLLLAIMEKYQGGPVGLNTLAAALAEDADAIEDIYEPFLIQIGFLDRTPRGRVATQLAYDHFGIAPPRRQAGLF; encoded by the coding sequence ATGGTGGATGATGACGCTTCATTCGAGCTCAAACTTCGCCCCAAACGTTTGAACGAATTCATTGGTCAGAAGAAGGTCAAAGACAACCTGTCTGTAGCCATTCAAGCTGCCAAATCCCGAGGCGAAGCTCTCGATCACGTCCTGCTCTATGGTCCGCCGGGTTTGGGCAAAACAACCCTGGCGACGATCATCGCCAATGAGATGGGTGTCGAGTACCAGCAGACGTCCGGGCCGGTGCTGCAGATCAAAGGCGACCTTACCGCAATCCTGACCAACGTGCGCGAAAAGCAGGTGCTCTTTTTCGACGAAGTTCATCGGCTGCAGCCGGCACTCGAAGAAATCCTGTATTCGGCTCTCGAAGACTACAAGCTCGACATCATGGTTGGGCAGGGGCCATCGGCGCGAACGCACACGCTCGACGTTAAGCCGTTTACGTTTGTGGCCGCTACCACACGAGCCGGACTGCTATCCGCCCCATTGCGTTCCCGATTTGGAATTGTCCTGCGGCTGGAGTTTTATTCCGGTGAAGAGCTGAAGATCATCGTTACCCGTTCGGCGGAAATCCTGGACGTTTCTATCGACGACGCTGGAGCGCTCGAGATCGCCAGCCGGGCTCGCGGGACACCGCGAATCGCCAATCGCCTTCTGCGCCGCTGCCGAGATTATGCGCAGGTTCGCGGCTCAGGTCAGATCGATCGTGCTACGGCTCAGGCTGCTCTCGAGATGCTCGAAGTCGATAAGCACGGCTTCGACGAGATGGATCGCCGTCTGCTGCTGGCGATTATGGAGAAGTACCAGGGCGGGCCGGTCGGCCTGAATACCCTTGCTGCAGCGCTCGCCGAAGATGCCGATGCCATCGAAGACATCTACGAACCCTTCCTCATCCAGATCGGCTTCCTCGATCGCACGCCCCGCGGACGGGTGGCCACCCAGCTTGCCTATGATCATTTCGGCATCGCCCCTCCAAGAAGGCAAGCCGGTTTGTTCTAA
- a CDS encoding helix-hairpin-helix domain-containing protein — protein sequence MKPALVFVFGALGLFALAKYQRTSGQQQQGAEQPAQPARRTRSRRMRGRHRSEDGLLDLNSATIFELKELKGIGDALAARIVENRPYTTKIDLVGRRVIPDSAYESIKHSITVRHAA from the coding sequence ATGAAACCAGCTCTGGTTTTTGTATTTGGAGCACTCGGGTTGTTTGCATTAGCGAAATATCAGAGAACGTCAGGACAACAGCAGCAAGGGGCCGAGCAGCCGGCGCAACCGGCTCGCCGGACTCGCAGCCGAAGAATGCGAGGGCGACATCGTTCAGAGGACGGGCTGCTCGATCTGAACTCCGCCACCATCTTCGAACTCAAGGAGCTGAAAGGTATCGGCGATGCCCTGGCGGCTCGCATCGTCGAGAATCGTCCGTACACGACGAAGATCGATCTCGTCGGACGGCGCGTGATTCCCGACAGCGCTTACGAGTCAATTAAGCACTCGATTACAGTTCGGCACGCCGCATGA